Proteins encoded in a region of the Gemmatimonadaceae bacterium genome:
- a CDS encoding SUF system NifU family Fe-S cluster assembly protein, whose translation MTAPTPARGNAGLAALYQERILDHYRRPRHKGALDGATGVHAEKNPLCGDDVSVAVRAQGGVVVEARYTGTGCSIMQATSSMLMELVRNRTPEEIGVLARRFDEMLASGEAEESLGELSALAGVASFPARHRCAKLPWRALLGALEQSRG comes from the coding sequence ATGACGGCGCCGACGCCGGCGAGAGGGAACGCGGGCCTCGCGGCCCTCTATCAGGAGCGCATCCTCGACCACTACCGGCGTCCGCGCCACAAGGGAGCGCTCGACGGCGCCACCGGTGTGCACGCGGAGAAGAACCCGCTCTGCGGCGACGATGTCAGTGTGGCCGTCCGGGCGCAGGGCGGTGTGGTCGTCGAGGCGCGGTACACGGGCACGGGCTGCTCCATCATGCAGGCGACGTCCTCGATGCTGATGGAGCTCGTGCGCAACCGCACCCCCGAGGAGATCGGCGTGCTCGCCCGTCGCTTCGACGAGATGCTCGCGAGTGGCGAGGCGGAAGAGTCGCTGGGTGAGTTGAGCGCACTCGCCGGCGTGGCGTCGTTCCCGGCGCGCCATAGGTGCGCGAAGTTGCCATGGCGAGCGTTGCTTGGGGCGCTGGAGCAGTCGAGGGGGTAG